The Candidatus Dormiibacterota bacterium genome includes a window with the following:
- a CDS encoding TlpA disulfide reductase family protein, which translates to MNQTPIDAPTVARKPWFTFGRVLDVLALLVIAFVLWRLFVAPRSLKGADAYPAPRVAYQRLDGGTFTVADAHGKVLFLDFFASWCEPCRLSLPLVERYARAHPSVDVVAIDVGEPRAVALAFARKMHLANVALDPQSLSLGYFGVQGFPTTVVIDPTGKVRAKWSGFNPAIQLAMSHAQSSLEIAR; encoded by the coding sequence GTGAACCAGACCCCCATCGACGCGCCGACCGTCGCGCGCAAACCCTGGTTCACGTTTGGGCGAGTACTCGACGTACTCGCCCTCTTGGTCATCGCGTTCGTTCTGTGGCGCCTGTTCGTCGCGCCTCGTTCGCTCAAAGGCGCCGATGCCTATCCCGCGCCGCGCGTTGCTTATCAACGCCTCGACGGCGGTACGTTCACCGTCGCCGACGCGCACGGCAAGGTACTCTTTCTCGATTTCTTCGCGTCGTGGTGCGAGCCGTGCCGGCTCTCGTTACCCCTGGTCGAACGGTACGCGCGAGCCCATCCGTCGGTGGACGTCGTCGCGATCGACGTCGGCGAACCGCGCGCCGTCGCCCTCGCCTTCGCGCGGAAGATGCATCTCGCGAATGTCGCACTCGACCCGCAGAGTCTTTCGCTAGGGTACTTCGGGGTGCAAGGCTTCCCGACCACGGTGGTGATCGATCCAACCGGCAAGGTTCGCGCGAAGTGGAGCGGTTTCAACCCCGCAATCCAACTCGCGATGAGCCACGCGCAAAGCTCGCTGGAAATCGCGCGTTAG
- a CDS encoding thiolase family protein produces MSKPIQDDDVVIIAGARTPFGNLSGALADLTATDLGVVAAQAAIARSGVPTERFDDVVFGNVMQTSADAIYLARHIGLRAGLAIGVPALTLNRLCGSGLQAVLSAAQSLRLGESTYALAGGTESMSQAPHVVRGARKGLHLGQNVQFEDSLWSALTDSYTNTPMAITAENLAAKYGVSREACDELALSSQARSLESQSSGYFAEEIAPVTIAGPKGTQVVVDTDEGPRAGLSMEKLGKLPARFRKDGVVTPGNASGITDGAAALVLTTVRQAKADGLKWIGRLIGSSVVGVDPEIMGIGPAVSIPKALAKAGIRESDLAVMEINEAFAPQVLACMKDMGSSNGVRLNPHGGAISLGHPLGASGARLALTTLHDLQQRGGGYGVASACIGGGQGIAAVFVAQ; encoded by the coding sequence ATGAGTAAGCCAATCCAGGACGACGATGTCGTCATCATCGCCGGCGCCCGCACGCCCTTCGGAAACTTGAGCGGAGCCCTGGCCGACCTAACCGCCACCGACCTTGGGGTCGTCGCCGCGCAAGCTGCCATTGCCCGCAGCGGGGTACCGACCGAGCGCTTCGACGATGTTGTCTTCGGCAACGTCATGCAGACCAGCGCCGATGCCATTTACCTCGCCCGCCATATCGGGTTGCGGGCCGGGCTTGCGATCGGCGTCCCCGCCCTGACCCTCAATCGCCTGTGCGGCTCCGGCCTGCAGGCCGTTCTCTCGGCCGCCCAGTCGCTGCGGCTGGGAGAGAGCACCTACGCTCTTGCCGGCGGCACCGAGTCGATGAGCCAGGCTCCCCACGTCGTGCGTGGCGCGCGTAAGGGCCTTCACCTGGGGCAGAACGTGCAGTTCGAGGACTCGCTGTGGAGCGCGTTGACCGATTCCTACACCAACACGCCGATGGCGATCACGGCGGAGAATCTCGCTGCGAAGTACGGCGTATCGCGTGAAGCCTGCGACGAACTCGCCCTATCCAGCCAGGCACGGTCGCTTGAATCCCAATCCAGCGGCTATTTCGCCGAAGAGATCGCACCGGTCACGATCGCCGGGCCCAAGGGCACCCAGGTGGTCGTGGATACGGACGAAGGCCCGCGAGCGGGCCTCTCGATGGAGAAGCTCGGCAAGCTGCCCGCGCGCTTTCGCAAGGACGGCGTGGTCACTCCCGGTAACGCCAGCGGCATCACCGACGGCGCCGCGGCACTCGTGCTCACTACCGTGCGCCAGGCCAAGGCCGACGGCCTGAAGTGGATCGGTCGCCTGATCGGCTCGAGCGTGGTGGGCGTGGATCCCGAAATCATGGGCATCGGACCGGCGGTTTCGATCCCGAAGGCGCTGGCCAAAGCCGGCATTCGCGAAAGCGACCTTGCGGTGATGGAAATCAACGAAGCCTTCGCCCCGCAGGTTCTCGCGTGCATGAAGGACATGGGCAGCTCGAACGGCGTCCGCCTCAATCCGCACGGCGGTGCGATCTCACTCGGCCATCCCTTGGGTGCGTCCGGCGCGCGTCTTGCCCTCACCACGTTGCACGATCTGCAGCAACGCGGCGGCGGCTACGGCGTCGCTTCGGCATGTATCGGCGGCGGCCAAGGCATTGCCGCGGTCTTCGTCGCGCAGTGA
- a CDS encoding DUF2249 domain-containing protein, translating into MPINRSAAITLDARSLNAATKTAQILDNFDKLPIGGAVEIVEETDPRALRNEMAQLRPGRFSWDARNLGSNRWTVRLERIDENADGEQFLGHVTQFTSAKSTTVKELAGQMSERSFKSGDTIFDEGEMWPYLGIVKSGKVIYTLLSPDGKTHTIGERLTHDTLNESGTFDGGGATTRAEALTDAVVVTIPSEAVIHAARNDAELALGFLIGSSQARRRSIDTIADLAFAHVLQRVAKFLLGYARTSVGMTRGLPGVENLSQAQIAAAAGTVRDMAARALLRLKNAGAVELDRGRVKAIDRARLEAFAQNVQAPPV; encoded by the coding sequence ATGCCAATCAACCGTTCCGCCGCCATCACACTCGATGCCCGGTCGCTCAACGCTGCGACCAAGACCGCGCAGATCCTCGACAATTTCGACAAACTTCCCATCGGAGGAGCGGTCGAAATCGTCGAAGAGACCGACCCGCGAGCCTTGCGCAACGAAATGGCGCAACTGCGCCCCGGCCGCTTTTCGTGGGACGCTCGCAATTTGGGCAGCAACCGCTGGACGGTTCGTCTCGAACGCATCGATGAAAATGCCGACGGCGAGCAATTCCTCGGCCACGTCACGCAATTCACCTCGGCGAAGAGCACGACGGTCAAAGAGCTCGCGGGCCAGATGAGCGAGCGCAGCTTCAAATCCGGCGATACGATCTTCGACGAAGGTGAGATGTGGCCGTACCTGGGCATCGTCAAGAGCGGTAAGGTGATCTACACCCTGCTCTCGCCCGACGGCAAGACCCACACGATCGGCGAACGCCTCACCCACGATACGCTCAACGAGAGCGGGACGTTCGACGGCGGCGGCGCTACGACGCGTGCCGAAGCACTCACCGATGCCGTGGTCGTCACGATTCCGAGCGAAGCGGTGATTCACGCGGCGCGCAACGATGCCGAACTCGCGCTCGGCTTTCTGATCGGCTCGTCGCAGGCGCGGCGGCGCTCGATCGACACCATCGCGGATCTCGCGTTCGCGCACGTCTTGCAGCGCGTTGCGAAGTTTCTGCTCGGCTACGCGCGCACGTCGGTCGGCATGACGCGCGGCCTACCCGGCGTTGAGAACCTTTCGCAGGCGCAGATTGCGGCAGCGGCCGGAACCGTGCGCGATATGGCGGCGCGTGCGCTCCTTCGCTTGAAGAATGCGGGGGCGGTCGAACTCGATCGCGGCCGCGTCAAAGCGATCGATCGTGCCCGGCTCGAAGCCTTTGCCCAAAACGTGCAGGCGCCGCCGGTCTAA
- the coaD gene encoding pantetheine-phosphate adenylyltransferase, whose translation MTNGSLPRLTRAIYPGSFDPPTNGHLDVIERAARCFGELIVAVIVNPQKRDPMFSLEEREAMLSECVGHLPNVRVEHFRGLLADYVKLRESDVIVKGLRVVSDFENEMSTALMNRALAQVDTFFLMSDQKYSFVSSSIVKEVFFLGGEVDSLVPEPVLRVMAAKRSTLHSARR comes from the coding sequence GTGACGAACGGATCGCTTCCGCGTCTCACCCGTGCCATTTATCCCGGCTCGTTCGATCCACCGACGAACGGCCACCTCGACGTCATCGAACGCGCCGCCCGGTGCTTCGGTGAACTCATCGTCGCCGTCATCGTCAACCCGCAAAAGCGCGACCCGATGTTCTCGCTCGAGGAGCGCGAAGCCATGCTCTCGGAGTGCGTTGGGCATCTGCCGAACGTTCGCGTCGAGCACTTCCGCGGATTGCTGGCCGATTACGTGAAGCTCCGCGAATCCGACGTCATCGTCAAGGGACTGCGGGTCGTTTCGGACTTCGAAAATGAAATGTCCACAGCGTTGATGAATCGCGCGCTCGCGCAGGTCGATACGTTTTTCCTGATGTCGGATCAGAAGTATTCGTTCGTCAGTTCCAGTATCGTCAAAGAGGTCTTTTTCTTGGGTGGCGAAGTCGACTCGCTCGTGCCGGAACCGGTCTTGCGAGTGATGGCAGCCAAACGCTCCACGCTCCACAGTGCTCGTCGTTAA
- the rsmD gene encoding 16S rRNA (guanine(966)-N(2))-methyltransferase RsmD: protein MSPKITGGSLGSRKLKSPKGVQIRPTPGRVKESLFSMLMGRIEGARVLDLFAGTGAIGFEAASRGASRVVSVEAHRETAQEIEAAAKELGIAGVVEVVAAPAERALYRVEGPFDIVYLDPPYANELPLTVFRLLTERSLLAGGAVVIYEHAAKRILPDVPGYRSVREEVYGDVALAFLEVVGGT, encoded by the coding sequence TTGAGTCCAAAGATCACCGGCGGTTCGCTCGGTAGCCGCAAATTAAAGTCGCCGAAAGGCGTACAGATCCGCCCGACGCCCGGCCGCGTCAAAGAGTCCCTGTTCTCGATGCTGATGGGGCGTATCGAAGGCGCGCGCGTGCTCGATCTCTTCGCGGGAACCGGTGCGATCGGGTTTGAGGCGGCATCTCGCGGAGCGTCGCGCGTCGTCAGCGTCGAGGCCCACCGAGAGACCGCTCAAGAGATCGAAGCTGCCGCCAAGGAACTCGGCATCGCCGGCGTCGTCGAAGTGGTGGCCGCTCCGGCCGAGCGCGCGCTCTATCGCGTGGAGGGCCCGTTCGATATCGTCTATCTCGACCCGCCCTACGCGAACGAGCTTCCGCTGACGGTGTTTCGATTGTTGACCGAGCGTTCGTTACTCGCCGGCGGCGCGGTCGTCATTTACGAGCATGCCGCGAAGCGGATTCTTCCGGACGTACCGGGGTATCGTTCGGTGCGCGAAGAAGTGTACGGCGATGTCGCTTTGGCATTTCTGGAAGTAGTCGGCGGTACGTGA
- a CDS encoding HAD family hydrolase has product MGQIGIVFDIDHTLVVDNKLERVAFLHLLEDVIDDGGRALGSLSEESEAIDGLLAKQRSGGCSIDDAVRAFVTERGVEARQQYVDRFRAKALRMVEDFVVPAPDAKRTLTELGARGYEVAVLTNGWNPLQRRKAERAGFTGTVLASGDMGIQKPDPRVFTAAAAELGLPPADTWYVGDDPSSDIVGALRAGLRAIWVDCEGTPYPRGLPPPTARVAALADLLALLPTPLPAR; this is encoded by the coding sequence ATGGGCCAAATCGGCATCGTCTTCGACATCGACCATACGCTGGTCGTCGATAATAAGCTCGAGCGGGTGGCATTTTTGCACCTGCTCGAGGACGTGATCGACGACGGTGGGCGTGCGCTCGGTTCGCTTTCGGAGGAATCGGAAGCCATCGATGGGCTCCTGGCAAAACAGCGCTCGGGCGGCTGCTCCATCGACGACGCCGTTCGCGCCTTCGTTACCGAGCGTGGCGTCGAAGCGCGGCAGCAGTACGTCGACCGCTTTCGAGCCAAGGCCCTGCGCATGGTCGAGGATTTCGTCGTCCCGGCCCCCGACGCGAAACGCACCCTTACGGAGCTCGGGGCCCGCGGCTACGAGGTTGCGGTGTTGACCAACGGCTGGAATCCGCTCCAGCGCCGCAAAGCCGAGCGGGCCGGCTTCACGGGGACGGTTCTGGCCAGCGGAGATATGGGCATCCAAAAGCCCGATCCGCGAGTCTTTACGGCCGCGGCCGCCGAACTTGGCCTCCCGCCTGCGGACACGTGGTACGTCGGCGACGACCCGAGCTCGGATATCGTGGGCGCGCTGCGTGCGGGCCTTCGAGCGATCTGGGTCGATTGCGAGGGGACGCCCTATCCTCGCGGCCTGCCGCCGCCGACCGCCAGAGTCGCCGCCCTAGCCGACCTCCTCGCATTGCTGCCCACCCCCCTGCCAGCCCGCTAG
- a CDS encoding pitrilysin family protein, which yields MRNLAALVFACAFFATASGAHAASLAVTRATLPNGLKVVVVNDPLAPVVTTILNYKVGSDEQSIAGQAHALEHMMFRGSATLSSSQLMDTIDITGGSFDADTQNAVTQYYFTVPSQYLDIALRLERSRATGLSLAQDQWNQERGAITQEVTQDNSNAIYRLFTKMQNRVLGGTPYAKNGLGTVASFAHQINAPQLHAFYNAWYHPNNAVYVIVGDVNGPATIAKVKQLFGSVPSAKLPTRPSVHLAPLKAATYRDTSDQPYTAVLIGYRTPGYDSPDYAASEILSGVLNSQRAALFGLAASGKAYQAAYFAQTYRKIGMGIVFAAVPITTKPDDVAAMLRGIIDGYRKNGVPAALVEAAKRRAIADLEYKGNSIEGLAFEWSQALAVAHTSSPDAMLSAYRNVTVADVNRVLRASFVNATAVTAYAVPKLGGALTAGAPMKQEDVSVPPTTHQELPVWAQSILAHLTVPEQTLAPSDMTLPNGLRLIVQPEHVTRAIEVSGSIRNNPQVQEPKGQDGVADITSSLLQYGTTTYSRLAYAAQLDKIAATTNTGTSFSLSVLADHFDRGMQLLADEELHPALDAADFAIVKHQELQGVTDEAKSPDHLADVALSDALYPLGDPMRRFATPASVGSISLNDVDAWYKDTYRPDLTTIVIVGDITPAAARAAVEKYFGGWTATGPKPAVLPGPVALNAPGTVHVPATGRVQSSVRLVESIGLLRKDPDWANLEVANTALTGGFYSSLLYHDLREVHGYAYAIGSTIAAGRVRSTYEVSYGSNPENVVPAEQQVIAILDGLQKTPLKPARLLRAKAMLMGDVPIREASYSGVMNLLLDNALSGLPLDQNLIDARRELDASPQSVQASVAKWIRAADFVRVIVGPGPK from the coding sequence ATGAGAAACCTTGCGGCGCTCGTCTTTGCGTGCGCCTTTTTCGCAACCGCGTCCGGGGCCCACGCGGCATCGCTGGCGGTGACGCGCGCGACCCTGCCGAACGGCCTAAAGGTGGTGGTCGTGAACGACCCGCTCGCGCCGGTGGTCACGACGATCCTCAATTACAAGGTGGGATCGGACGAGCAGAGCATCGCGGGCCAGGCACACGCGCTCGAGCATATGATGTTCCGCGGCAGCGCAACGCTCTCGTCGAGCCAACTGATGGACACCATCGATATTACCGGCGGTAGTTTCGATGCGGACACGCAGAATGCGGTCACCCAGTATTACTTCACGGTTCCGTCTCAATACCTCGATATCGCATTGCGTCTGGAGCGTTCGCGCGCCACGGGGCTCTCGCTCGCGCAGGACCAATGGAATCAAGAGCGCGGAGCGATCACGCAAGAGGTGACGCAAGATAATTCCAACGCGATCTACCGGCTCTTCACCAAGATGCAGAATCGCGTCCTTGGAGGGACGCCTTACGCCAAGAACGGCCTGGGCACCGTCGCGTCGTTCGCGCACCAGATCAACGCCCCGCAGCTCCATGCGTTTTACAATGCTTGGTACCATCCCAATAATGCCGTGTACGTCATCGTCGGCGACGTCAACGGACCGGCGACGATTGCGAAGGTCAAACAGTTGTTCGGGAGCGTGCCGTCGGCCAAATTGCCTACGCGCCCATCCGTTCACCTCGCACCGCTCAAAGCCGCAACCTACCGGGACACCAGCGATCAACCGTACACGGCGGTGTTGATCGGCTATCGCACCCCGGGGTACGACAGCCCCGATTACGCGGCGTCCGAGATACTCAGCGGCGTGTTGAACTCGCAGCGTGCCGCACTATTCGGCCTAGCGGCTTCGGGTAAAGCCTATCAGGCTGCGTACTTCGCGCAGACCTATCGCAAAATCGGCATGGGCATCGTCTTCGCGGCGGTCCCGATCACTACCAAGCCCGACGACGTTGCCGCGATGCTGCGCGGCATCATCGACGGATATCGCAAGAACGGCGTTCCGGCCGCGCTCGTGGAGGCGGCAAAACGCCGCGCGATTGCGGACTTGGAATATAAGGGAAACTCCATCGAAGGCCTGGCCTTCGAATGGAGCCAAGCCCTGGCCGTTGCGCATACGTCCTCACCCGACGCCATGTTGTCGGCATATCGAAACGTCACCGTCGCGGACGTCAATCGCGTGCTGCGCGCATCGTTCGTCAACGCTACCGCCGTGACGGCGTACGCGGTGCCGAAGCTTGGCGGTGCGCTCACAGCCGGCGCGCCCATGAAGCAAGAAGACGTCTCGGTTCCGCCGACGACGCATCAGGAACTCCCGGTCTGGGCGCAGAGCATTCTCGCGCACCTTACCGTGCCCGAGCAGACCCTCGCGCCGAGCGATATGACGCTTCCGAACGGCCTTCGCCTCATCGTCCAACCCGAGCACGTAACGCGCGCGATCGAAGTCTCGGGGAGCATTCGCAATAACCCGCAGGTTCAGGAACCCAAGGGCCAGGACGGCGTTGCCGATATCACCTCCAGTTTACTGCAGTACGGCACCACGACGTACTCTCGTCTCGCGTACGCGGCGCAACTCGATAAGATCGCCGCTACGACCAATACGGGTACGAGCTTCTCGCTCTCCGTTTTGGCCGATCATTTCGATCGCGGCATGCAGTTGCTCGCCGACGAGGAGCTGCATCCGGCTCTCGATGCCGCGGATTTTGCGATCGTCAAACATCAAGAGCTTCAAGGTGTTACCGACGAAGCGAAATCTCCCGATCACCTTGCCGACGTCGCCCTTTCCGATGCGCTCTACCCGCTCGGTGACCCGATGCGGCGCTTCGCGACGCCCGCGAGCGTCGGAAGCATCTCGCTGAACGACGTCGATGCGTGGTACAAGGACACGTATCGCCCCGACCTCACGACGATCGTGATCGTCGGCGACATCACCCCGGCAGCGGCCCGCGCCGCCGTGGAGAAGTACTTCGGCGGTTGGACGGCAACCGGGCCGAAGCCGGCGGTGCTGCCCGGGCCGGTGGCGCTCAACGCGCCCGGTACGGTGCACGTCCCCGCGACCGGCCGCGTGCAGTCGTCGGTTCGATTGGTCGAATCGATCGGGCTGCTGCGCAAAGATCCCGATTGGGCGAACCTAGAGGTCGCGAACACGGCGCTCACGGGCGGGTTCTACTCCTCGTTGCTCTATCACGATCTGCGCGAAGTCCACGGCTATGCCTACGCGATCGGCAGCACGATCGCTGCCGGCCGCGTTCGTTCGACGTACGAAGTCTCGTACGGCAGCAATCCGGAGAACGTCGTTCCGGCCGAACAACAGGTGATTGCGATTCTGGACGGCCTGCAGAAGACGCCGCTTAAACCGGCTCGGCTCTTGCGGGCGAAGGCGATGTTGATGGGCGACGTCCCCATTCGCGAAGCCTCGTATAGCGGCGTCATGAACCTGTTGCTCGATAACGCGCTCAGCGGGCTGCCGCTCGACCAAAACCTGATCGACGCACGCCGCGAACTGGATGCATCGCCGCAGTCGGTTCAGGCATCGGTTGCTAAATGGATCCGCGCGGCCGACTTCGTCCGGGTGATCGTGGGGCCCGGGCCGAAGTAG
- the recG gene encoding ATP-dependent DNA helicase RecG, which produces MRSQKTRSAPAGDIGELAGVGAKSAQLFREIGINTPLELLDYLPFRYDDLRLPTPSTLLGGTGAPEENAVGTVDAVKERRVRDLEIVELVLHDAAGAFAAKWIGRRRFVVGRFTEGMRLFVRGRVERTLALPVVNVSQYAQLHEGQEYRGELEPVYRASKDLTTRKIAGVIKKNLESLLEMVRDDPLPAALQRAHGYMPLRDAYRAVHAPSSPEEAARARERFIFTEFFLLAVSAQLRRAERERDRGARSLHVPSALLEEFERELPFALTGAQRRAIAMLWDDMSGATPMNRLLQGDVGSGKTLVAAATILLAARNGVQSAIMAPTEILAAQHAAKLAPLLLPFGVRVEAVFGSQPQRSRAAALDKIASGEASLAVGTHALITETVEFARLGLAIIDEQHRFGVEQRARLRAKGGSPHTLHMTATPIPRTLAQSVYADLDLCVIDELPPGRTPIETFAVRSARLDRVYRFVRTQVAMGHQAYIVAPAIEEGESALTSVVAEAERLKNDVFPDIPIGLLHGKLTSREKDAIMQRFVRGEVAVLVSTTVVEVGVDVPNASIMVILDAHRYGLAQLHQLRGRVGRGAATSYCVLVYPDDRDETERLSILTRSTDGFEIAQEDLRLRGPGEFAGTAQSGVADFHVADLVRDFDIYQIAKSAAVATLRDDPGLHSSAQAGLRAVLELRPSTRALLYSS; this is translated from the coding sequence GTGCGCAGCCAAAAGACTCGTAGCGCGCCGGCCGGCGACATCGGCGAACTCGCCGGGGTCGGCGCGAAGAGCGCTCAACTGTTTCGAGAAATCGGCATAAACACGCCGCTCGAACTGCTCGATTATTTGCCGTTCCGCTACGACGACCTTCGCTTACCGACCCCCTCGACGCTGCTCGGCGGTACGGGCGCGCCGGAAGAAAACGCCGTAGGGACGGTCGACGCGGTGAAAGAGCGCAGGGTGCGCGATCTCGAGATCGTGGAACTCGTGCTACACGACGCCGCCGGTGCGTTTGCGGCGAAATGGATCGGACGGCGGCGATTCGTCGTGGGGCGGTTTACCGAGGGCATGCGGTTGTTCGTCCGCGGCCGAGTCGAACGGACGCTGGCTCTCCCGGTGGTGAACGTATCGCAATACGCGCAGCTCCACGAGGGCCAAGAGTACCGCGGCGAGCTGGAACCGGTCTATCGAGCGAGCAAGGATCTAACGACCCGCAAGATCGCCGGCGTCATCAAGAAAAATCTCGAATCGCTGCTGGAGATGGTGCGCGACGATCCGCTTCCCGCAGCGTTGCAGCGCGCCCACGGCTACATGCCGCTGCGGGATGCGTACCGCGCCGTCCACGCCCCGAGCTCGCCCGAAGAGGCCGCTCGCGCCCGCGAGCGCTTCATCTTTACCGAATTTTTCTTGCTCGCCGTCTCGGCACAGTTGCGTCGCGCCGAACGCGAACGCGACCGCGGCGCACGCTCGCTTCACGTTCCGTCGGCGCTGCTCGAGGAATTCGAACGCGAGTTGCCGTTCGCGCTGACCGGCGCGCAACGCCGCGCCATCGCGATGCTGTGGGACGACATGTCCGGCGCGACCCCGATGAATCGGTTGCTCCAGGGCGATGTGGGAAGCGGCAAGACGCTGGTTGCGGCGGCGACGATTCTGCTTGCGGCTCGAAACGGCGTGCAATCGGCGATTATGGCGCCGACCGAGATTCTTGCCGCGCAGCATGCGGCCAAGCTCGCGCCGCTGTTACTGCCGTTCGGCGTGCGCGTCGAAGCGGTGTTTGGGAGCCAGCCGCAACGTTCGCGTGCGGCCGCGCTCGATAAGATCGCCAGCGGAGAAGCATCGCTCGCGGTCGGAACGCACGCGCTGATCACCGAAACGGTGGAGTTTGCGCGGCTCGGCTTAGCGATCATCGACGAGCAGCATCGTTTCGGCGTCGAGCAGCGTGCTCGTTTGCGCGCGAAAGGCGGATCGCCGCACACGCTGCACATGACGGCGACGCCGATACCGCGCACGCTCGCGCAATCGGTCTATGCCGATCTCGACCTGTGCGTGATCGACGAATTGCCTCCGGGGAGAACGCCGATCGAAACGTTTGCCGTACGGTCCGCCCGATTGGATCGCGTGTACCGGTTCGTGCGCACGCAGGTGGCGATGGGGCATCAAGCCTACATCGTCGCCCCGGCGATCGAAGAAGGAGAGAGCGCCCTCACGAGCGTCGTCGCCGAGGCCGAGCGGTTGAAAAACGACGTCTTTCCGGATATCCCCATCGGGCTGCTCCACGGCAAACTGACGTCGCGCGAGAAGGACGCGATCATGCAGCGTTTCGTCCGTGGCGAGGTGGCGGTGCTGGTCTCCACGACGGTCGTGGAAGTCGGCGTCGATGTGCCGAATGCGAGCATCATGGTGATTCTGGACGCGCACCGGTATGGGCTAGCGCAGTTGCATCAGCTCCGCGGCCGGGTCGGGCGGGGCGCGGCCACCTCCTACTGCGTGCTCGTCTATCCCGACGACCGCGACGAAACGGAGCGGCTCTCGATCCTCACGCGCTCCACCGACGGCTTTGAAATCGCTCAGGAAGACTTGCGCTTACGAGGGCCCGGCGAATTCGCGGGCACCGCGCAATCGGGGGTAGCGGATTTCCACGTTGCGGATTTGGTACGCGATTTCGATATCTATCAGATCGCCAAGAGCGCCGCGGTCGCGACCCTGCGAGATGACCCCGGTCTGCATTCCAGCGCGCAGGCGGGGCTGCGCGCGGTGTTGGAGCTCAGGCCATCGACGCGCGCGCTCCTCTATTCTTCGTAA
- the hisIE gene encoding bifunctional phosphoribosyl-AMP cyclohydrolase/phosphoribosyl-ATP diphosphatase HisIE, translating to MDIDVDGLTFNQAGLLPVVIADASSGAVLTLAWADRAAIRRTIESRETHLFSRSRNAPWRKGESSGHTQRVVEVLADCDGDAVLYRVEPHGPACHTGATSCFHRPLASLQEADPAALALALTHLQLVARSRKAEAPEGSYIAQLFAGGVDRIGKKIGEEATEVVIAAKNPNDEELVWEAADLLFHLVVMLEARDIPLARVGEHLLSRAQPKDS from the coding sequence ATGGATATCGACGTCGACGGTTTAACCTTTAACCAAGCCGGACTGCTTCCGGTGGTTATTGCCGATGCGAGCAGCGGAGCGGTTCTTACGCTAGCCTGGGCAGATCGTGCGGCGATCCGGCGCACCATCGAAAGCCGAGAAACGCACCTGTTTAGCCGATCGCGCAACGCACCGTGGCGCAAGGGCGAGAGTTCGGGGCATACGCAACGCGTGGTCGAGGTGTTGGCGGACTGCGACGGCGATGCCGTGCTCTATCGCGTCGAACCGCACGGGCCGGCCTGCCATACCGGCGCAACGAGTTGCTTTCATCGCCCCCTCGCATCGCTGCAAGAAGCGGATCCCGCCGCGTTAGCGCTGGCGCTGACGCACCTGCAACTCGTGGCCCGCTCGCGGAAAGCGGAAGCCCCCGAAGGGTCGTACATCGCGCAACTCTTCGCCGGCGGGGTCGATCGCATCGGCAAAAAGATCGGCGAAGAAGCGACCGAAGTGGTGATCGCGGCGAAGAATCCGAACGATGAGGAACTCGTTTGGGAGGCCGCCGACCTGCTGTTCCACCTCGTCGTCATGCTTGAGGCCCGCGATATCCCCTTAGCTCGCGTCGGCGAACACCTGTTGTCGCGTGCGCAGCCAAAAGACTCGTAG